TTAAAATGGTAATAATAGAACTACTTTTtcaaatgcaaaaaaataacttCTTCTTGAACTAAATGGTAATAAAGTTTTCTTAAATGcagtaattaaattacagttTTATAGTCTTTAATGCACAATTACTACTAATTACTTTAGGTTTTTACTAATTCTATGACTAGAATTCTTAACATATCAGTCGGCGTATACATTAGCAAAGTAACTATAAACTAAGGACCACCAAGGGTGAGGATGGTTTTGTGTTCTTTGAGTTGCAGCTCCATGTGGCTCACCCGAAGGTGTCGGGACAGGTCACTCATCCGGAAGAACCCCCGGGAACAATGCTGACACACATACGGAGTGTGGTTTGTATGCTGCTTTAGCAAATGGAACTCTAACATAGGAGCAGTAGGGAATGTTCTTGTACACTCCCCAATCGAACACTTGAATTTAGCCGCATTCTCATGCCTAAATGCTAAATGATGCGTCAGACTACGTTTCGTAGCAAACTTCTGTTGGCACACATGACAAATGAATGGCTTTTCACCAGTATGCTTCCGCATGTGGACTTCTAAATCTGAAAATGTCTTTGAGCAAATATTACACTGTCCGGATTTTTCTGAATGCTTCCGTCTTATATGGGTTTTGAGGTTTCCTTTCATTGAGAATGTCATGCCACAATAGTTGCAAACATTTTGCTTCTTATTCACATGCAGACTCATGTGGACTTTTAGAGCACTGTTGCTTTTCATGGACTTGTGACAAAGATGGCAGCTATAGTGTTTCTCATCGCTGTGAACTAGCAGATGCTTTCGGGCCACAGTTCTATCGGCAAACTTCTTATTACATATGGAACAAGCAAACGGTTTCTCTCCAGTGTGAATCCGCTTGTGACGGATGAGTGAAGCTATTTGCCGGAATTTTCTGGAACAAAATGGGCAGGCGTATGGACGCTCATCTGTGTGGACTCTAATGTGTGTTATTATCTCGTTTTTTCTAAAGAAGCTGCTGCCGCAATGCTCGCAAGTGTATTTTCTCTCTCGTTCACTGTGAAAAGTTTCGCAATGTCGTTTTAAAGCTCCTTTGGTAGCAAATTTGGCATCACATGAGGATGTAGTACAGGAATATGGTTTTTCACCAGTATGAGTTCTCATGTGGATCTCCATGGCTGAAGGACTGGTGGTCATCTGCCCGCAGGTGACACACTGTATCGGCTCCATTTTTCCTTTCTTCCTCTTCTTAACATATTTACCTttcttttctttaattttattctcTGGTTCTTCCCAGTTAACATCATAGTCATCATCTAGAAAGCTAAAGTTAAGGTATGGTTCATCTGGATCATCTTTTATGTCTTCTTTCTTGATGTTTAACCCTGATTCTCTTTGACTGTCCAGTTTTAAGGTTTTCAAAGCCAGGTCTGAAGCTTCACACTTTTGCACGAATTCGTATGACACAGAGAGCTCGGCAATGCAGCCGAGGCATATCGAGCTGGGCAGTCCGTCGTTTTCCGTGATAGTAACTTTTACGAACCCCATTATTTTGTCGCTGTACGGCAAACCATCGTATTTTTCGAACAGCGATGTATCGCCCGGTCTGCTGAGACATACTCGACAAATTTTCGAATCCATTATATCTTCTTACAGGAATTGGGGGTCTAATAAGATTCCACTATTAATGTTTTCATAGTGATTAAATTTTATGGCACAAAATCGGACTAAAAAACACAAAcaagctttattttattttttgtactaCACAAATCAAATGTCAAATCAAACTACCTTAAGAAATACAGTTTGTCTAAAATGGAACGGTTATGATActgaaaatgctataaaatacaatttaactTTAATTCTctatttaataacaaaataaaagaaataatgtCATTATTGTATTAACATCTAAAATTTCTTTAAGTATATATTAAGAATTAAGATGCTTTTCAATGTAAGGAAAGAAATTTGAAAACCTGCGTGGAACGAATCTTATGGGAGTGAAAATAGAAAGTGAGGATTATTTAAGCTACGCAATAAAACGAAGACAATGGGTATCATTTAGTTTGAAAAATGTTACTTTATGTAAAAGGCTTcagatttcattttattttatcttactTTTTGTAagcctttatttttttatgaatttgaaATTTTCTTTATACATATTGTATTGTTACGTTATGTAGTACTATTGATATGAGCGCTTTTAATCGTATCCTTATTTTAGTTTCAGCCGTGGAAATAGCTTTcgtaaatgtcaatgtcaaattgtGCGGCCAATACCGATGTTGTTTAGTTCGCCCATCTTTACTCGATCGATTTATTTAATGGAAATTAAAACGATTACCTGATTACCACCTCAATGAATGCTGACAGAAAATGGATCAAAAGATTTGTCGACTGTGTTGCACAAATAAAGGAACTTCGTATATATTTACTGATGACACTGGCGTGTCCATTTGTgccaaaatattatattgttgcGCGAATATAAAAGTTTCTGAAGACGACGGGCTGCCGCCGCGTATCTGTGGCTCCTGCGAAGAGGAGCTGACGGCCTCTTACAAGTTCGTGCTAAAATGCGAAGCCTCAGACCAAATATTACGCTGCAAAGCTTCCGAAATCGATCAAAATGACGATTGCAAGCTAAAAGTCGAAGTGAAACAAGAAGATGAGGAGGTAGCGGCCTACGAAGATGAGACGGAATATCCGTATCTCGATTATGACGAAGTTAAGAAGGAGAAGAAGCCGAAACCGGCGTACAAGAAGAGAACACGGCTCAAAGGAAAAAGCTCTTGCACATGTAAGGTATGTGGTCGGGTCTGCGCGAGTCAGTCGGCGTTGCTCATACACACTAGAGTACACTCGGGAGAAAGGCCCTACCAATGTCCCTCCTGTGATAAAAAGTATTCTGACAGAGGTGGCTTAAAAAGGCATATAGAACGAAACCATTTTGGAAAAATGAGGGAGCGAAAAttcatgtgtgaaaattgtgGTAAAGCGTTTTATACTAAAACTGACGTGGCTGTTCATATGAGGACTCATACTGGTGAAACACCATATGCTTGTACCATTTGCCCTTCAAAGTTCACACAAAGCAGTGCCATGTTACGTCATATGAAAACACATTCTTCGGAGAAGTCTCACGGCTGTGAATCCTGCGGCAAAATGTTTGGTACGAAAGAAAAACTGAAACGCCATTTTATGTCCCATTCTAATGAGAAACTGTATAGCTGTTCACTTTGTAATTCCCCGTTTAAGTATAAGAATAATCTGAAGAAACATTTGCGTTTACATTCGGAGCCGAACCGCTTTGTCTGCAATTACTGTGGCCGGACTTTTAATGTAAAAGGCAATCTAAAGCTACATATAAAGACACAGCATTCTGAAAAGTCCGGTTTCTGCACTATCTGTTGTAAAAATGTGCCAAATATAGACACACACACATGGAGACACACGGGGGAGCGTCCTCTGAAATGCGAGCTTTGTACCAGTAGCTTTTATGAACTTAAGGCTTTAACTCACCACATGAGCTTCAGACATAAGAACACAGACAAATACAAGTGTCCCGTAGAAGGGTGTGGGATGACATTTCCGTCTCGACCTATGCTAGCGTTCCACAATGCTAAACTCCATGACACCCGGATCCCATTTCCCTGTGACCGGTGTTCCAGAGGTTTCTACAGAAAGAACGATCTTGCCAGACATAAGATAGGAACCCATAAAGAAAGACTGACATAAAATGCAATTGTAATTCGtaatttatttctatttatcaatttaattttaagctaattTTATACCTTGAAAGGGTAATTATAAATGCTAGTCTGTTCTGGATTCcaataattttagattttaaaaatcaataaaaaaatttaactgtaaacttattttttgcttattatttacaattttattgcaACTAAGTACATTACTGTCGTAACTTCGTAAGTGACCTTTTGGAAGGAGGAAAGAGATTATCCTCCTAACAAGTCGTATGTTTTGTTCCTCaatcagccggcgtattatggatggcttttttttttttttttctggctTACTCCCTGCAATTTTGCACAGGGTGAATTTGCCAATGTCGGTGTTGACTTTCACACGTGAGGAGAATGttcggtataataattttgcatttttggGAGGATGTAGTTGGGGAAacctaaaaacaaataattgttATGAACATCACAGACAAACACATGACGAATACAACGATTAGCAAAAAAGCGGGAAGCGGATGACAGAACGTTAGTAGTGCCAACATGAAGGAAGTGGAAGAGAAgaaaacgatatatataatatatgtagatggatggatggatggatggatggtgGATGGCTTTATCAATCTTTATCcacatgataaaataactgtcactttttaacaccatgggatagaaagtgacggacaccgttttatcacgctgtcacgtagacaagaacgaccatcatatccgtacagggggccgatttttgaatttcgatcgctcgatttcgtcactcgaaagtcggtggaaaacggcaaaatgctaatttttgaaatgcgAGCgttcgaaatttggaatctagtggtattgaccactcgatttcaattctgttagtagaatttaaacgcctagtggTGGAGATATCATTCAACGAattacacgaaatcgagtggtcgaatttcaaaaatcggcccacaGGACTTAACAGATCTGGATAAAATTGGCAGATAAATAGTATACTTTTTATGTCGAAATTTGCATAGGTTTAAACTCGCGTACACGCTTCACACACCTTACTTTATTCAGTAACTGACGACAGGAACGCAGCTATAGGTTAGACACGGTAAagataatctatatatataaatgcaagtgtcctgactgactgactgactgactgattcatcaacgcagagccgaaactacaaaagccagaaagttgaaatttgcacaccagattgcatttataaagtgtacaagagataagaagcgattttgagaaattcaacccctaagggggttaaaaaggggatgaaagtttgtatggggtgaaagttttcttttaagctaggaatttgaaacttcgtaaaaagatatattattaaaatacaagaaaactaatttcagtgtttttgaaaattcatcccctaaggtggtgaaaaaggggttgaaagttagtatggatatcaaaaaaattttcgagtggtggacttgcatctttgtatttaggaatattattagaagacaggaaaattaatttcagcgttttgtaaaattcatcccctaacagggttaaaaaggggttgaaattttttatccattacaaatgctttgaaacttcttagaaaggcataatagccgattacaaaaaaaagtgattgcaacgtttttggaaattcaacccctaagggggttaaaaaggggatgaaagttcgtcttcgggtgcaaattttattttaagctaggaacttgaaactttgtaaaaaagtatcaaattcaaatataagaaaactaatttcagcgttttagaaaattcatcccccaaggtggtgaaaaaggggttgaaagtttgtatggaaatcaaaatttttttcgagcgcgggacttgaatctttgtatttgggggtaataatattattagaagacaataaaagtgatttcagcgttttgtaaaattcatcccctaacagggttaaaaaggggatgaaaatttgtatggggttaaagttttcttttaagctaggcatttgaaacttcgttaaaagatatattattaaaatacaagaaaactgatttcagcgtttttgaaaattcatcccctaaggtggtgaaaaaggggttgaaagtttgtatggatatcaaacattttttcgagtgtgggacttgaatctttgtatttagaaatattattagaaaacaggaaaagtaatttcagcgttttgtaaaatttatcccctaacagggttaaaatggggttgaaagtttgaatccattacaaatggttttgaaacttcttagaaaagcataatagccgattacaaaaaaaagtaattgcaacgtttttggaatttcaacccctcagggggttaaaaaggggatgaaagttcgtctgcgggtgcaaattttattttaagcatggaacttgaaactttgtaaaaacgttttaaattaaaatacaagaaaactaatttcagcgtttttgaaaattcatccccctaaggtggtgaaaaaggggttgaaagtttgtatggatatcaaacattttttcgagcgcgggatttgaatatttgtatttggggatattattagaagacaataaaaagtgatttcagcaatttgtaaaattcatcccctaacggttaaaatggggttcaaagtttgaatccattacaaatgctttgaaactacttagaaagacataatagccgattacaaaaaaaaagttaaagcaacgttttttggaaattcaacccctaagggggttaaaaaggggatgaaagttcgtcttggggtgtaaatttaattttaagctaggaacttgaactttttgcaaaaaaaaggtattaaattaaaaaacatgaaaactaattcaagtatttttgaaaatcatcccccaaggtggtgagaaaggggttgaaagtttgtatggagatcagataatttgtgagtgcggaacttgaatctttgtataagggcattatgagaatacaagaaaagtaatttcagcaaccaacatcaaaatccacttgacttaaaacttcatacaactagctaaaaaataaaagtacttaatgtcaacattgcttggatatgaaaattataggtactaaagatgtaaaagtTGAAGATaaaattccacgcggacgaagtcgcgggcaacagctagttgcAGATAATTATTATTCTGCATGCAATTATGTATATTAATTCAGAGTCTACTGTGAAAATCTAAATGCCGTCATTTGTGTCTCCTTATTGCACGAATGTGCAAAAAAGGCAGATAACCAAATTCGATTTTCTCGGTAGGCCCTCTTCCCTCTAATTCAGAtgatatttagttttttttattaaatagaaccaTAAACGTAATGAATAACAaacttattaatattaataatatttagttaTGTACGATGTGTGAAGCGCTTAAACGGGAGGGTGGGTTTAGCGGATGGGTTATGGCTTATGGCAATGTAACTTAGCGGGCGAGGGTAGTATCAAATAAAAGATCCAGCAACTGTCACATTATGCTATATTCTTAGTGCCGATAAACATGATCGTAAAACAAACCACATATCACAGTCCGCTAAACAATAAACTCCGAAATCAAGTAAAGAAGCAATGGTACAGCCTTGGAATATATTCGCTACTATATAGAATCTTTGTCTATTAAAAAACTATATTTTGGTGGCCTGAGACAGACTGCAATCGGCTTAATCTAAATCTGGTCAACGGTATTTCATTTGTACAAAACAATAACTTATTTACGCAAATAACATATTTACAATTAATCTTAAAATACGCAAAATTGCACACGTTCCATCAAACTTTTGATCcagtcaaaataaatattgctgataaattaataaaaatgtgtaaaaaaagttttgaaattacataaattatgcATTCAGTCAACGATTAGGTCTAACTACATTAACGGTCTTCACATTCGATCCGTTCGCCGCTATGATGTGTAAGCGGGATACCGCTATAGCGCCGTCTCGCTCACACACCGTAGTGGCGTGCGGGTcatcagtgtgataaccgcgtAATGATGTACACGGCTTACGCGATATAACATTTAACAAAGTCAACAATCGACACGACACAAGCGACAACACGACATCAGTCGACAAATTAAACTATCATTTCTTTTGTGATGTTTTCAGGAAAAATGTATCATAATATCCTCAATCGCATCACATGGGAATAATGCCTTATCACAACCGACAATAAGTTACCGTTTGAAAACGGCACATTTGTCCTATTATGGTCAGTTTTATTGTTTATAGCCGTGGATAAGACTCGCGCCATGGACTGACAAGTTTGAGAGTGATTAGGTTTATCCCCAACGATATACCATAAAAATGCGACTAATAGGCGCGCTGGATTATGGGCTCTACAGACGAAGCAATTTAACTGACAAATCTTATCAATCTGTTAAAAGGCATTTCTGATCGCAAGAGATGAAACAAGTGCAGTCAGATTGTTACGTCTGAGAcctcaaaatcaaataaacatatatatctattagatgtttaATTTGCCGACACAAATATTCACATCTCCGGCTTTCCACGCTACCTCGGTTAGGCTTATTTTCTAAAGATCTATCTTCTACGCGCGTTTTACCCTCTTAAAACTAGAGGCATCTGCTAGAGAGAAAGTAATATAGTTAGTTTACTACCTAACTGAAGCAAGCAAGACGGATTGAAATCCGCGCAAAAAACCATTTCGAACCTCACTAATGTAATAAAACGCGCGTAAAAATTCCATTCTTAGAAAAAATGCTAACTTTATACATCCGTACTTTCGAGCTCTCAAAGGGACGGATGCTTACACGATAAACTTAAAGCGCTATTACACTACACGATAAATTGGATCCCGATTTTTTGAGTATCGCGCAGAAAAGTCTCTGGACTATTGGCCAAGGGAACtaccatacacatatttttgtcCTGTTCATACAAAGGACAAATGGGATTCGCTATCCCTTTCACGCGTACGTACAATTTAGGCCGTTTCGCCTAAACTAGTTATGTACATCTACAATTTGCTATGAAAACGCTCAATTCAAGTTTCGGTTTAGGGTTTTGTTAATGCCATTTTAAAATCATCTCATGTATTGGGAATAGTATAATTCAGAATATGACAAATTttcaattgaaaaaaaaaatctaacaaCGTTCTCATATCAAACTGCCAAAAAGCTGAACTCAAACTTGCGCCTAGCACAAGAGAAATTGAAAGGCCTTACCGCGAAAAACtaaaatctgtttttttttacctgcctctctatcgcacgaATATGTCAGAGCAGTGTTTCTTAACCTGTGGTCCGCGGACCCCTGGGGGTCCGCGAGTATATGTACGGGGGTCCGCCGCAGTCTCACCTATTCTCACCGGTCTCAAATGTATtgctgatttttttatattcaagtAGTAGTATTCAAGTAGTTTATTTGCATTCAGTTAGTTTATTATTAAGGGGTCCTTGGACTTGTGCTTGATTTCCTAGGGGTCCGTGGATGGAAAAAGGTTAAGAACCGCTGTGTTAGAGCGATAGTGAGCGGTAGGTCCTTAGAATACAGCTCGATGTCGTCGAATTTTATTAGAATACTATTGGAAGCGATATTTCTAAGTATTATTACGTATATCAACGGTGAAGTTAAAGAAATATTGACAGCAAAAAATACGCTCGCAGGTAAAataaatacgggtatattgacAGCAAAAAATACGCTCACAGGCAAAATAAATACGGGTCGTTTTGATAGAAATTTCTTTTCAAAATCGACCATTTTTATTACGCTTGTTTGTACTGCTGTAAACCTTCAGTCTCAGTAATTAACACTAACACACAAGCACTGTAAAAAGTTTTTGCTGTCAACTGAGTGGAGTGCAATAGCGAATTTGACTAACTACTGTATAATATTGTGTAGCATATGCATTTCCACTTTAAAACTTTACAGGTCAATATTTAACGTGTCGAAAGCTTACTGTTACATTCaccgaaatattttttaataaaaaagctACAGCATAACGTCCCTTGCGGCTAAATGGTCGTAAATATACGTTAAGGTACTATCTCTTAGgaataatttgtattttctcCGAGGCATCTATTCGTCATTGCCTATATAATTTAAAGCATACCCTATCATTTCTCtagcatttatttacaaaaaaatacatttatgtcGCAGTTACACAAACCAATTTCGATCTGATTTGATGAAAGAGACAATATGGTTTGATTTAATATTTTCTTACAAGTTGCGTCGAAAACGACGCGTAACTTAGTTGTACCTAGTTAAGATTGTCTCATCTCATGATAAGCAAAATTGGATCGAAATACGGATTGTGTCTAACACCTTTAacctatttaaaaataagttcgTGCGAATTCACATCGCGAActgtcaaacaaaataaataattaaaataaaggatTCCGCTAAGAAATCTATATGTCTATGCATATGAATTGTGCcataaaattgataataaatatacattcaAATTGCTACAAAGCAAATAACTTTAGTCTAAGATATCATATTGCGAATAATTCGATTTAGGTCCATTAGAcaatgaataaaaataattaataataatgcaAGTATAATTTATACATGTTTCGACTGATTATTTGATTAAATGTCAATAATATCTGCCTATAAAACTTAGGCAATTTCATAATAAAGTCGTTCTAGCAACTGAGTTTTGTGTTtcattttcataattttaatacAAACCGTCCCTACCTTATCagcataaatatttaacattggTATGTTAGAATTTTAACTATTGGTATGTTTGGCATCATTTTGATTTACATTTGTGTATATGTTGAAATAGGGTGAAACTTGTTAGGAATCGAATTTACGTTGCGGGGCAGAGGTCTCTAATTCTTACTACTTTTTAGTAGAAATAGGTTAAGATGTttcattttatatattatacgtATTCATATcgacaaagagaatagagtgtatagagaattattgtcatggtaaattatgaaGCCACAGTATATCTACTACCGATTTTCGTCAGAAGATTggaacttttagaacgccatctgactttgatccttattttttcactgatattttttaatttgttaaatattaaaaaattacatcatCTACTCGGGACTAGGTCAAAGGTACGGCGTTATCgttcgaaaagattgcaccacaCCTTTGGCCCAGtttaaacaaatttaacacatatcagggAAAGAATAAGGATTAAATTCAAacggcgttctaaaagttttaaccTTCGGTagaaagatggcagtaatttACTgcggctacataatttaccacgaCAATCCTTCTCTATTTCAAATCATCCTCGACACCGATGTAAAAATGATGGCCCGCTTAGTCTCAAAGCGGGGAGGAGGCGGGGACCGGGCCTACTTTTCAGTAGAAATGTTTTCGTAATTCATACCAATGTGAAATCGTACAACCTCCCGGGTTCAGTTGATGGCCTGCTCGGTCATCTGCAGGCACAGCGCGTCGAGGC
This window of the Cydia fagiglandana chromosome 15, ilCydFagi1.1, whole genome shotgun sequence genome carries:
- the LOC134671465 gene encoding gastrula zinc finger protein XlCGF57.1-like, which codes for MDSKICRVCLSRPGDTSLFEKYDGLPYSDKIMGFVKVTITENDGLPSSICLGCIAELSVSYEFVQKCEASDLALKTLKLDSQRESGLNIKKEDIKDDPDEPYLNFSFLDDDYDVNWEEPENKIKEKKGKYVKKRKKGKMEPIQCVTCGQMTTSPSAMEIHMRTHTGEKPYSCTTSSCDAKFATKGALKRHCETFHSERERKYTCEHCGSSFFRKNEIITHIRVHTDERPYACPFCSRKFRQIASLIRHKRIHTGEKPFACSICNKKFADRTVARKHLLVHSDEKHYSCHLCHKSMKSNSALKVHMSLHVNKKQNVCNYCGMTFSMKGNLKTHIRRKHSEKSGQCNICSKTFSDLEVHMRKHTGEKPFICHVCQQKFATKRSLTHHLAFRHENAAKFKCSIGECTRTFPTAPMLEFHLLKQHTNHTPYVCQHCSRGFFRMSDLSRHLRVSHMELQLKEHKTILTLGGP
- the LOC134671466 gene encoding zinc finger protein 501-like produces the protein MDQKICRLCCTNKGTSYIFTDDTGVSICAKILYCCANIKVSEDDGLPPRICGSCEEELTASYKFVLKCEASDQILRCKASEIDQNDDCKLKVEVKQEDEEVAAYEDETEYPYLDYDEVKKEKKPKPAYKKRTRLKGKSSCTCKVCGRVCASQSALLIHTRVHSGERPYQCPSCDKKYSDRGGLKRHIERNHFGKMRERKFMCENCGKAFYTKTDVAVHMRTHTGETPYACTICPSKFTQSSAMLRHMKTHSSEKSHGCESCGKMFGTKEKLKRHFMSHSNEKLYSCSLCNSPFKYKNNLKKHLRLHSEPNRFVCNYCGRTFNVKGNLKLHIKTQHSEKSGFCTICCKNVPNIDTHTWRHTGERPLKCELCTSSFYELKALTHHMSFRHKNTDKYKCPVEGCGMTFPSRPMLAFHNAKLHDTRIPFPCDRCSRGFYRKNDLARHKIGTHKERLT